GATGCTCCAATCGGCCAGCTGAAATCGCTGATCCTCGACCAGTTCTGCAGTTGGCCGGAAGCCATCCGGCATGGCCACATCTGTTTTCTCATGACCCGAGATGGTCAGGAATGTGCTGAAAAAAGGTTTCCCCTTGCTGCTGAGTTCATTCAGCATCGGGATGGCATCGGTAAACATACCGGCATCGGTTACCCCCCACTTGTTAAAACGTTTAGCGGTGGGATAGTCATCCTGATCGATGACCCGATCGTACCCGTTGTAGGTGAGAAATCCGCCCATGTTGTCAAAATCTTTATTCCCGGTACAAAAGAAAACGGTCTGATAGCCGTGGTTTCTGAGTACCAGCGGCAGCCCGCCATAGGGGATTCCATTGCCGATAGAGGACTGCATTGGTCTGATTCCCATCACAGTGGGCAAGCCGGTAATGGTACCATAAATTCCATTCCGGGTATGGACTCCGGTGGTGAAAGTATTCGGGTAAAATCTTGAAACAGTGGCCAGGCTATCGATAAACGGGGTCAGGTTCTCAGCCTTACCATACCAGCTTGTTTTGTAAGCCGACTGGCTTTCCATGAGAAAGAGAACCACATTTTTACGTTTGGGGCCTTCGGGAACTCCATCCACAAAACGTGCCACGGGACTTTTGTATTGATCTTTAATACCCAGGTGTTCCCGCGTAAGCCGGATGGCAGTTTCAGGGTCGGTGTATTCAAGCCGGAACATGGTGAATGAATCGACCAGATTAAAAAACGGATTGATGGTCAGCTGATTGATAAAGGTATTATCCGAGAAAAAAGCCTCTGAAGTGATGGCCGGCTTGCCCTTTAGTTCGGCATTGCCGCGAAGCCCGAGAAAAAGCAGGAACAAGGGTATAAAAAACACGGTGGTCTTCACTTTCCATGAGACAGGTAACGTGGGGTGAGTGAAAGACCATTTTTCGAGCCGGATGAGCCACCAGCCGTAGCCGGTAATAACCAGAATACCGGCTGCAATCCAGGGGATGAAGGAAAAATCGCCAAACAATACTTTCAGCATAATGCCGGGTTTATCGGTCCACATGAGAATGTCTTTGGAAATCCGGCTTCCGTAATAATCGAAATAGGGAGGATCTGCGAGTGAAGTGGCGATGACAAGGCCAAAGCCGACAGCCATAAACAGGGTGGAAATCCGGGTAATCAGAGCATGTTCCAGGTCGGCGATCCAACAAAGTGACAACACCAGAAAGGGAATGGCCATCCAGGCGGTGACCACTCTGGCATCGAAAGGAATACCTTTCAGAAAGGCCTCCGAGAGGAGGTCCTGTCCGGTCACATCGAGCAGATGGAGGTTAAACAGGAGGAAAAGCAACCGGAAAACGGAACTGATCAGCATGCCCGAGAGGAACACGGCAACCATAAACCGAAGCCAGGAAGGAATCAGTTGATGAAAAGAGGATGATGTCATAATCAGGTATGGATACCAATTCCCCCAAAAAGGGACCGGTCCGGAACACACAAAAAAAAACTGCCGGGAGGCAGTTTTTCAGGAGCGGAGGGGGAGATACAACCACTCCACTCAATGAAACTGCCAAAACGGCGTTTTTAAGTTGAAATTAAAGGGTTATACTGTATATTATTACAGCTTTATTTCGATTCTGTTTCAGCAGAACACACAAATTTTGACACCAATATAGACACCAAAAATGGCCACAATCAATTTCTATCTTTGGGATGCTGATTCAGAGGGCAGGCATCCCATCTTCCTGGTTTATCAGGACCGGGGGAGCAAGTTCCGTCACTACATCGGGGAGAAGGTTTTCCTCAAAGAGTGGGATCCGAAAACGCAACGGGTCCGGAGAAATGTCAGGGGTGCAGTTGAGTTAAACCTCTTGCTCCAGTCTTTTGAAGACCGGATCCGGCAATTTGTCCGGCTCTCCCGGGCAGAGGGGCGGATGCCTACCGTTGCGGAGGTTTCGAATATTGTTCGCCCAGAGAAGGTAAGGGAAGCCGACTTCGACCAATACCGGTCAGATTTTCTTAGCTTCAAATCAACCTACGCAAAGCACGGGTCGATGCAGGTTTATCAGGCAATGTTCCGACACCTGGATGATTACTTCCGGTCAGTGAACATCAAGCCATCAATTGAAAAGATGAACCAGGAATGGCTTGATGGGTTCCGCGACTTTCTATATAAGGATGGCCTCACTGACAATACCGTCCATAAACAGATCGGGACTTTCCGAACCTTCGTTAATTGGGCGAACAAACGGGGAGCCGGCATTCAGGGGGACTTCAGCGAGGTGAAGGTTACTAA
This DNA window, taken from Bacteroidota bacterium, encodes the following:
- a CDS encoding LTA synthase family protein, encoding MTSSSFHQLIPSWLRFMVAVFLSGMLISSVFRLLFLLFNLHLLDVTGQDLLSEAFLKGIPFDARVVTAWMAIPFLVLSLCWIADLEHALITRISTLFMAVGFGLVIATSLADPPYFDYYGSRISKDILMWTDKPGIMLKVLFGDFSFIPWIAAGILVITGYGWWLIRLEKWSFTHPTLPVSWKVKTTVFFIPLFLLFLGLRGNAELKGKPAITSEAFFSDNTFINQLTINPFFNLVDSFTMFRLEYTDPETAIRLTREHLGIKDQYKSPVARFVDGVPEGPKRKNVVLFLMESQSAYKTSWYGKAENLTPFIDSLATVSRFYPNTFTTGVHTRNGIYGTITGLPTVMGIRPMQSSIGNGIPYGGLPLVLRNHGYQTVFFCTGNKDFDNMGGFLTYNGYDRVIDQDDYPTAKRFNKWGVTDAGMFTDAIPMLNELSSKGKPFFSTFLTISGHEKTDVAMPDGFRPTAELVEDQRFQLADWSIRRFFEMARHQSWYDSTLFVLIADHGYKTHMIYDLSVAYVQTPLIFYEPAGQDPIIDRRLALQIDVFPTLMGLLNLPYMNNSLGIDLQTGTRPFAYFSNGTNIGVVDSTYYLMLSASGAEFLYRYQEGSTENHLQNHPDLVQRMKDYALPMLQTSQWLVENRQAGLVPRP
- a CDS encoding site-specific integrase, producing MATINFYLWDADSEGRHPIFLVYQDRGSKFRHYIGEKVFLKEWDPKTQRVRRNVRGAVELNLLLQSFEDRIRQFVRLSRAEGRMPTVAEVSNIVRPEKVREADFDQYRSDFLSFKSTYAKHGSMQVYQAMFRHLDDYFRSVNIKPSIEKMNQEWLDGFRDFLYKDGLTDNTVHKQIGTFRTFVNWANKRGAGIQGDFSEVKVTKREAAKVYLTMEELKNLANCTPDSQRLEHVRDVFIFACVTGLRYSDLAQLAPEHIFTSISINGQPVREIRMNMVKTERVVTIPLNRMALEILDRYAGQFSSCLPVISNQKFNEYLKELCQFAGITHMVKRIRFRGKERLEESLPKSELVTVHTARHTFATLSLELGMRPEVVMKLLGHTSIKMTMQYVRILDEVKAKEMM